The following are encoded together in the bacterium genome:
- a CDS encoding methylated-DNA--[protein]-cysteine S-methyltransferase — translation MKGKSVKGAGERGGPPAKRRSGEEGDPIRFAVGRTDIGWVLVAGTGRGLCAIALGESREALIDTLKARFAGGEPREGDPETVRWLSRVTEWILSPRRGLDLPLDIRGTAFQRRVWRELRRIPAGTTASYGEIARRIGKPGSARAVARACASNPLPLAVPCHRVTRCNGNPGGYRCGVERKIVLLGREARSPSPLHRTGALKRR, via the coding sequence ATGAAGGGAAAAAGCGTGAAGGGGGCGGGGGAGCGCGGCGGGCCGCCCGCGAAGCGTCGGTCCGGGGAAGAGGGGGACCCGATCCGCTTCGCCGTGGGGCGGACCGACATCGGATGGGTTCTCGTGGCAGGCACCGGGCGGGGGCTCTGCGCGATCGCCCTCGGGGAATCCCGGGAGGCGCTGATCGATACCCTCAAGGCCCGCTTCGCCGGGGGGGAGCCTCGGGAGGGGGATCCGGAAACCGTACGGTGGCTCTCCCGGGTGACGGAATGGATCCTTTCCCCGCGGCGCGGGCTGGACCTTCCCCTGGACATCCGCGGCACCGCTTTCCAGCGGAGGGTCTGGCGGGAGCTTCGCCGGATCCCCGCCGGCACGACGGCGAGTTACGGGGAGATCGCCCGCCGGATCGGGAAGCCCGGCTCGGCGCGCGCCGTGGCCCGGGCATGCGCGTCGAATCCTCTCCCCCTGGCCGTTCCCTGCCACAGGGTGACCCGGTGCAATGGGAATCCGGGCGGTTACCGGTGTGGGGTCGAACGAAAGATCGTGTTGCTCGGGAGGGAGGCCCGATCGCCTTCGCCGTTGCACCGTACGGGGGCCTTGAAGCGGCGGTAG
- a CDS encoding dodecin family protein — protein MDSVYKVIEIVGTSKTSWEEAAKNAVETAGKSLEDLRVAEVVKLDMAIDKNKVVAYRARVNISFKYRA, from the coding sequence ATGGACAGCGTCTACAAAGTCATCGAAATCGTGGGTACGAGCAAGACTTCGTGGGAGGAAGCCGCGAAAAACGCGGTGGAGACCGCCGGGAAGTCCCTCGAGGACCTGAGAGTCGCGGAAGTCGTCAAACTGGACATGGCGATCGACAAGAACAAGGTCGTCGCCTACCGGGCCCGGGTGAACATCTCGTTCAAGTACAGGGCGTAA